The window TTGATAGGTTCTTTTTTTTACATTTGACAACGGTTTCTGGATATATTAGAAATTTTCCGGATAAATGATATTAAGAAAACAAAATACTACCTATAAATTTACTTAGAGGATATATTATGGTTATAATGGATTATCAATATCGAAAGGAAGTGCAAAAAATGAATGTAACCAACCATACGATAGATCGAATAAACGATCCAACTGGAATTTTAGCTGGAGATAGATATGAAATCATCCTTCAAGTAGACGTAGAGGCCGAGGATGAGCTATTTTCCGAACAAGGTATATACATAAAACTGATTTTTGCTGTAGACGAAAATGCTTCTAGAATTGCCCAATACCAAGTCTTCGAAAGCAACACAAACAAATACTTAGAATTCTCCTTAGAAGACGAAGAACTAGAAGAACTTCAAAAATACTGCTCCACAATAATAAACAATTGAGTCCGTTTCATAATGTATTATAACTATACGAAAAACGAATAATAACAGCATATTTTCATTAAAAACAAATTTTAAAACGATCAAAGTGAACTGGGCAAATTTTTCATCCAGTTCTTTTTTTTTGTTGTATAATAGATTAATCTTCGAGTTTTAACTTCCAACAAAACCTCTAAAACAAATCCACCAATAACAAGGAGAAACACTTATGAAATTAATTATTGCCGAAAAACCTGACCAAGGGTTAAAGTTAGCATCACCGTTTACTTTTAAAAAGAAAACGGGTTATGTAGAAATTAGTCCATGTGAACACTTTCCAAAAGGAGCTCTATTAACTTGGGCAGTTGGCCATTTATGTGAACTAGTACCTCCAGAAGAATACGATATGAAATGGAAAAAATGGTCATTAACAACTCTACCAATTTTACCAGAACGCTTTAAACATAAAGTGACAAAATCAAAGTGGAAGCAGTTTAATATTGTAAAAGAGCTCGTTCAAAGACAAGAAGTGAAGGAAATCATTATTGCTGGAGACGCAGAACGTGAAGGGGAAGCCATCATCCGTGTTATTCTTACGCAATGTAAAAATAAAAAGCCAATGAAACGGTTATGGATTTCTTCTTTAACACCTAAATCTGTCATTAAAGGCTTTGAAAACCTATTGGATGAACAAGATACAAGAAACATATATTACGAGGCTTTAAGTAGAGCTTGTGCAGACTGGTTAATCGGAATGAATGCCTCTAGAGCTTACACATTACTTTTACAGCAAAAAGGTGTATCAGACGTTTTTTCTACTGGGAGAGTCCAAACTCCGACACTAGCCCTTATAGTAAAAAGAGAATTAGAGATTGATAACTTCGTTTCTAAACCTTTTTGGGAAGTGCTAGCAACCTTTAATATGGACGGCAAAACGTTTGAAGGGAAATGGCATAAGGAAAATGAGTCACGACTCGATAACGAAGAACTGGCATATAAAGTCATGCAATTTTGTAAAGGGAAAACTGCGAAAATAGATTCAACCGAAAAAGAGAGAAAAGAGTTCCAACCTCCGCTGTTACATAATTTATCTTCTTTACAGGCTACAGCCAATAGAATGTATAAATTTTCTCCACAAATGACGTTAGAAATTGCACAAAAACTGTATGTAAAAGGAATCATTTCTTATCCTAGATCTGACTCTAGTTTTGTAACGAAAGAAGAAGCAGCAGGCTTTCCAGATACGTTAAACAAATTGAGTAGGCTAGATGCATTTCAATCATTTTTTCCGTTACCGGTAAAGTCCATTATGAATAATAAGCGCTATGTGAATGAGAAAAAAGTGACGGATCACTATGCCATTATTCCGACAGAGCAAGTAACAGAACCTTCTAAAATGTCTGGTGAAGAATCAAAGATTTATTCCCTAATTGTACAGCGATTAATAGCGGCCCATTATGAGAAAGCAATTTTTGACTATACAACCATAAATACGGTAGTCGATGATCGTGCTACTTTTCTATCAAAAGGAAAAGAGCAAATACAAGAAGGCTGGAGAAAAGTTATTTATGGGAATAAAAAAGAAGAAACGGATGAAGACGAACAAGACTTACCTACACTTTCAGAAGGAGAAGAGGGAGTTGTTCAAGACGTTAAAGTAAAAGATGGGAAAACACAACCACCTAAAAGGTATACAGAAGGACAACTTATCACGCTAATGAAAACAGCGGGTAAGCATTTAGAAGATGGAGAACTAAGTAAAGTATTAAACAGTACAGAAGGTCTAGGTACCGAAGCAACTCGAGCTGGAATTATTGGTGTACTGAAGGACCGAAAATATATAGACGTAAAGAAAAATCAAGTGTTCGCAACGAACAAAGGGAAATTATTAATTCAATCGTTGGGCGAAAGCATCCTTGCATCTCCAGAGATGACGGCGAAATGGGAACAACGCTTAAGTGAAATTGGGGACGGGAAAGCATCTCCGCAACAATTTATGGAACAAGCAAAGAAGCTTACTGAAAAATTAATTGATGATGCTAAGGTGGAAAGTGAAAAT is drawn from Bacillus alkalisoli and contains these coding sequences:
- a CDS encoding DNA topoisomerase III; translation: MKLIIAEKPDQGLKLASPFTFKKKTGYVEISPCEHFPKGALLTWAVGHLCELVPPEEYDMKWKKWSLTTLPILPERFKHKVTKSKWKQFNIVKELVQRQEVKEIIIAGDAEREGEAIIRVILTQCKNKKPMKRLWISSLTPKSVIKGFENLLDEQDTRNIYYEALSRACADWLIGMNASRAYTLLLQQKGVSDVFSTGRVQTPTLALIVKRELEIDNFVSKPFWEVLATFNMDGKTFEGKWHKENESRLDNEELAYKVMQFCKGKTAKIDSTEKERKEFQPPLLHNLSSLQATANRMYKFSPQMTLEIAQKLYVKGIISYPRSDSSFVTKEEAAGFPDTLNKLSRLDAFQSFFPLPVKSIMNNKRYVNEKKVTDHYAIIPTEQVTEPSKMSGEESKIYSLIVQRLIAAHYEKAIFDYTTINTVVDDRATFLSKGKEQIQEGWRKVIYGNKKEETDEDEQDLPTLSEGEEGVVQDVKVKDGKTQPPKRYTEGQLITLMKTAGKHLEDGELSKVLNSTEGLGTEATRAGIIGVLKDRKYIDVKKNQVFATNKGKLLIQSLGESILASPEMTAKWEQRLSEIGDGKASPQQFMEQAKKLTEKLIDDAKVESENWNFESYDLTEFSRDSKYKKKFKTVGTKIGNCKKCDGDVVDKGSFYGCSNYSKTKCNFTMSKKILGKTISQANAKKILNEGATDVIKGFKKGEKVFNAKLQWKDDKVQFLFDI
- a CDS encoding DUF6509 family protein — translated: MVIMDYQYRKEVQKMNVTNHTIDRINDPTGILAGDRYEIILQVDVEAEDELFSEQGIYIKLIFAVDENASRIAQYQVFESNTNKYLEFSLEDEELEELQKYCSTIINN